One Peterkaempfera bronchialis DNA window includes the following coding sequences:
- a CDS encoding aldo/keto reductase, whose protein sequence is MEYTHLGRTGLSVSRLCLGTMNFGPLTEEPDAHRIMDTAHEHGINFFDTANVYGWGENKGRTEEIIGNWFAQGGGRRERTVIATKLYGDMGEWPNEGRLSALNIRRACDASLKRLQTDHIDLYQMHHIDRSAPWEEVWQAMEVLTAQGKILYVGSSNFAGWQIARAQETAAARHYLGLVSEQSLYNLMERSVELEVLPAAAHYGLGVIPWSPLHGGLLGGVLRKEREGRRRTEDRAKETLEQHRDRIEAYEDLCAELGQEPGDVALAWLLTRPAVTAPIVGPRTLDQLHAALRALQVDLDQKTLDRLDEIFPGHRTAPEDYAW, encoded by the coding sequence ATGGAGTACACGCATCTCGGACGCACCGGTCTGTCCGTCTCCCGCCTCTGCCTGGGCACCATGAACTTCGGCCCGCTCACCGAGGAGCCGGACGCCCACCGCATCATGGACACCGCCCACGAGCACGGCATCAACTTCTTCGACACCGCCAACGTCTACGGCTGGGGCGAGAACAAGGGCCGTACCGAGGAGATCATCGGCAACTGGTTCGCCCAGGGCGGCGGCCGACGCGAGCGCACCGTCATCGCCACCAAGCTCTACGGCGACATGGGGGAGTGGCCCAACGAGGGCAGGCTCTCCGCGCTCAACATCCGCCGCGCCTGCGACGCCAGCCTGAAGCGCCTGCAGACCGACCACATCGACCTCTACCAGATGCACCACATCGACCGCTCCGCCCCCTGGGAGGAGGTGTGGCAGGCCATGGAGGTGCTCACCGCCCAGGGCAAGATCCTGTACGTCGGCAGCAGCAACTTCGCCGGCTGGCAGATCGCCCGCGCCCAGGAGACCGCCGCCGCCCGCCACTACCTCGGCCTGGTCAGCGAGCAGTCCCTGTACAACCTGATGGAGCGCTCCGTCGAGCTGGAGGTGCTCCCCGCCGCCGCCCACTACGGACTGGGCGTCATCCCCTGGTCGCCGCTGCACGGCGGGCTGCTCGGCGGTGTGCTGCGCAAGGAGCGGGAGGGCCGCCGCCGTACCGAGGACCGCGCCAAGGAGACCCTGGAGCAGCACCGCGACCGGATCGAGGCGTACGAGGACCTCTGCGCCGAACTGGGCCAGGAACCCGGCGATGTCGCCCTGGCCTGGCTGCTCACCCGCCCCGCCGTCACCGCGCCGATCGTCGGTCCGCGCACCCTGGACCAGCTGCACGCGGCGCTGCGCGCCCTCCAGGTGGACCTGGATCAGAAGACCCTGGACCGCCTGGACGAGATCTTCCCCGGCCACCGCACCGCCCCGGAGGACTACGCCTGGTGA
- the rpe gene encoding ribulose-phosphate 3-epimerase: MAVQINPSILSADFARLADEAEAVRGADWLHVDVMDNHFVPNLTLGVPVVESLRKATDTPLDCHLMIEDPDRWAPQYVEAGAGSVTFHVEAAAAPVRLAREIRAKGARASMALRPATPIEPYEDLLPELDMVLIMTVEPGFGGQAFLDIMLPKIRRTRQLIDRHGLQMWLQVDGGVSAATIERCAEAGADVFVAGSAVYGAADPAEAVRELRKQATAACAH, from the coding sequence ATGGCCGTGCAGATCAACCCGAGCATCCTCTCCGCCGACTTCGCCCGCCTCGCCGACGAGGCCGAGGCCGTACGCGGCGCCGACTGGCTCCATGTCGACGTGATGGACAACCACTTCGTGCCCAACCTCACCCTGGGTGTCCCGGTGGTGGAGTCCCTGCGCAAGGCGACGGACACCCCCCTCGACTGCCATCTGATGATCGAGGACCCCGACCGGTGGGCCCCGCAGTACGTCGAGGCCGGGGCAGGCTCGGTGACCTTCCATGTCGAGGCCGCCGCCGCCCCCGTACGGCTCGCCCGGGAGATCCGCGCCAAGGGCGCCCGCGCCTCCATGGCGCTCAGGCCCGCCACCCCGATCGAGCCCTACGAGGACCTGCTGCCCGAGCTGGACATGGTCCTCATCATGACGGTGGAGCCCGGCTTCGGCGGGCAGGCGTTCCTCGACATCATGCTGCCCAAGATCCGCCGCACCCGGCAGCTGATCGACCGGCACGGCCTCCAGATGTGGCTCCAGGTCGACGGCGGCGTCTCCGCCGCCACCATCGAGCGGTGCGCCGAGGCCGGTGCCGATGTCTTCGTGGCCGGTTCCGCCGTCTACGGTGCGGCCGACCCGGCCGAGGCGGTGCGGGAGCTGCGCAAGCAGGCCACGGCGGCCTGCGCGCACTGA
- a CDS encoding GuaB1 family IMP dehydrogenase-related protein translates to MRFLNDIKPAYDLTYDDVFMVPSRSAVGSRQGVDLSSHDGTGTTIPLVVANMTAVAGRRMAETVARRGGLVALPQDIPIEVVSEVIGWVKQRHLVHDTALTLPPTATVAEALSLLPKRAHGALVAVQDGRPVGVVAESDCHGVDRFTQLAEVMSRDLLLLEEGIDPRTAFDRLNDAHRKLAPVVGADGRLVGLLTRRNALRATLYTPAVDDAGKLRIAATVGINGDVAGRAKALLAAGADVLVVDTAHGHQESMISALRAVRDLDPQVPVVAGNVVSAAGVRDLVEAGADIVKVGVGPGAMCTTRMMTGVGRPQFSAVLECAAEARRLGRHIWADGGVRHPRDVAMAIAAGASNVMIGSWFAGTHESPGDLQAAADGRLYKESFGMASARAVRNRTADESAYDRARKALFEEGISTSRMFIDPDRPGVEDLIDSIVAGLRSSCTYAGAASLEEFHRNAIVGIQSAAGYAEGQPLHSSWG, encoded by the coding sequence ATGCGCTTCCTGAACGACATCAAGCCGGCGTACGACCTCACGTACGACGACGTCTTCATGGTCCCCAGCCGCTCCGCGGTGGGATCCCGGCAGGGAGTGGACCTGTCCAGCCACGACGGGACCGGCACCACCATCCCGCTGGTCGTCGCCAATATGACCGCGGTCGCCGGACGCCGGATGGCGGAGACCGTCGCCCGCCGGGGCGGCCTGGTCGCCCTCCCGCAGGACATCCCGATCGAGGTCGTCTCCGAGGTGATCGGCTGGGTCAAGCAGCGCCACCTGGTCCATGACACCGCGCTCACCCTGCCGCCGACCGCCACCGTCGCCGAGGCGCTGTCGCTGCTGCCCAAGCGCGCCCATGGCGCCCTGGTGGCGGTCCAGGACGGCCGACCGGTCGGCGTGGTCGCCGAGTCCGACTGCCATGGCGTGGACCGCTTCACCCAGCTCGCCGAGGTGATGTCCCGCGACCTGCTGCTGCTGGAGGAGGGCATAGACCCGCGCACCGCCTTCGACCGGCTCAACGACGCCCACCGCAAGCTGGCCCCCGTGGTCGGCGCCGACGGCCGCCTGGTGGGCCTGCTCACCCGCCGCAACGCCCTGCGCGCCACCCTCTACACACCCGCCGTGGACGACGCCGGGAAGCTGCGGATCGCCGCCACCGTCGGCATCAACGGCGATGTCGCCGGGCGGGCCAAGGCGCTGCTGGCAGCCGGGGCCGACGTGCTGGTGGTGGACACCGCGCACGGCCACCAGGAGTCCATGATCAGCGCGCTGCGCGCGGTCCGGGACCTGGACCCGCAGGTCCCGGTGGTGGCCGGCAATGTGGTCTCCGCCGCCGGTGTGCGTGACCTGGTGGAGGCGGGCGCCGACATCGTCAAGGTCGGCGTCGGCCCGGGCGCCATGTGCACCACCCGGATGATGACCGGCGTCGGCCGACCGCAGTTCTCCGCCGTGCTGGAGTGCGCCGCCGAGGCCCGCCGCCTCGGCCGCCACATCTGGGCCGACGGCGGGGTGCGCCACCCGCGCGACGTCGCCATGGCAATCGCGGCGGGCGCCTCCAACGTCATGATCGGGTCCTGGTTCGCGGGCACCCATGAGTCGCCCGGCGACCTCCAGGCCGCCGCCGACGGCCGCCTGTACAAGGAGAGCTTCGGCATGGCCTCCGCCCGCGCCGTACGCAACCGCACCGCCGACGAGTCCGCCTACGACCGTGCCCGCAAGGCGCTCTTCGAGGAGGGCATCTCCACCTCGCGGATGTTCATCGACCCGGACCGGCCGGGCGTGGAGGACCTGATCGACTCCATCGTGGCCGGTCTCCGCTCCTCCTGCACCTACGCGGGCGCGGCCTCGCTGGAGGAGTTCCACCGGAACGCCATCGTGGGTATCCAGAGCGCGGCCGGGTACGCCGAGGGCCAGCCGCTCCACTCCAGCTGGGGCTGA
- a CDS encoding DUF5995 family protein, which produces MVVQVEVPPLDGVVARLRELDGRLPPGDGVAVFNRMYLTVTEEIRDRLAGPCFGDPAAVAELDVVFAGRYLTAVDADLAGQRPTPCWRPLFSLRAHPHIHPVQFALAGMNAHIELDLPLAVVETCRRRSCPPEALAADYHRINEVLAALEARVREQLLPGPDPLDAADPLVHLAGSWSIERARDAAWASVLALWGLRRLRPAYRALAAALDDSVGMVGRYLLTPVGGRPSH; this is translated from the coding sequence ATGGTCGTACAGGTCGAGGTGCCGCCGCTGGACGGCGTGGTGGCGCGGCTGCGGGAGCTGGACGGTCGGCTCCCGCCCGGCGACGGCGTGGCGGTCTTCAACCGCATGTATCTGACCGTCACCGAGGAGATCCGGGACCGGCTGGCCGGACCCTGCTTCGGCGACCCGGCGGCGGTGGCCGAGCTGGACGTGGTCTTCGCCGGCCGCTACCTCACCGCCGTCGACGCCGACCTGGCCGGACAGCGCCCGACCCCCTGCTGGCGCCCGCTCTTCTCGCTGCGCGCCCACCCGCACATCCACCCGGTCCAGTTCGCCCTGGCCGGAATGAACGCCCATATCGAGCTGGACCTGCCGCTGGCCGTGGTGGAGACCTGCCGCCGCCGCTCCTGCCCACCCGAGGCGCTGGCCGCCGACTACCACCGGATCAACGAGGTGCTGGCCGCCCTGGAGGCCCGGGTACGCGAGCAGTTGCTGCCCGGCCCCGACCCGCTGGACGCGGCCGATCCGCTGGTGCACCTGGCCGGGTCGTGGAGCATCGAGCGGGCCCGGGACGCCGCCTGGGCGAGTGTGCTGGCGCTGTGGGGCCTGCGGCGGCTCCGACCGGCGTACCGGGCGCTGGCGGCGGCGCTGGACGACTCGGTGGGCATGGTCGGCCGGTATCTGCTCACCCCGGTGGGCGGGCGGCCCAGCCACTGA
- a CDS encoding ATP-dependent Clp protease ATP-binding subunit produces MSSGFMGPEGFGPDPFGEFLAQFFGGGPGTPQPGPRRIDIGRLMSEPTRNLVAGAAAYAAEHGSTDLDTEHLLRAALAVEPTRNLVAQAGADPDALAAQIDQQAGDTLPQSTERPQLNSLAVTPAVKRALLDAHDLARSTGASYIGPEHVLAALASNSDSAAGHILSAAHFDPNAVPPAQPRPAAPGAEHRPPPQHGTPNLDKFGRDLTDLAREDRIDPVIGRDEEIEQTVEVLSRRGKNNPVLIGDAGVGKTAIVEGLAQRIADGEVPATLLGRRVVQLDIPAVVAGTRFRGDFEERLTGIIDEIRSHSEELVVFIDELHTVVGAGSGAEGGGMDAGNMLKPALARGELHVIGATTLEEYRRYIEKDAALARRFQPVLVPEPTPEDALQILRGLRDRYEAHHQVRYTDEALLAAVELSDRYLTERFLPDKAIDLMDQAGARVRLRSCTKATDVRALEREAEQLTRDKDQAVAAEQYERATQLRDRITELSRRIEDVRNRPSESQAHDRVSKVTSEDIADLVSRQTGIPVSTLTQEEKDRLLNLEAHLHERVIGQDEAVTAVSEAVLRSRAGLADPDRPIGSFLFLGPTGVGKTELARALAEVLFGSEERMVRLDMSEFQEKHTVSRLVGAPPGYVGHEEAGQLTEAVRRHPYALLLLDEVEKAHPDVFHVLLQVLDDGRLTDAQGRTVDFKNTVIVMTSNLGSEAVGGRGSVLGFGSTEAEADEEARRERILRPLRDHFRPEFLNRIDEIVIFRRLADEQLRQITDLLLEETRRRLRAQDVTIDFTPAAVDWLARRGHQPEYGARPLRRTIQREVDNRLSRLLLDGKLSAGDHVRADVEGDSLTFTTGR; encoded by the coding sequence ATGAGCAGCGGGTTCATGGGTCCGGAGGGCTTCGGTCCGGACCCGTTCGGAGAGTTCCTCGCACAATTCTTCGGCGGCGGGCCCGGCACCCCCCAGCCCGGCCCGCGGCGCATCGACATCGGCCGGCTGATGAGCGAGCCGACCCGCAACCTGGTGGCGGGCGCCGCCGCCTATGCGGCCGAGCACGGCAGCACCGACCTGGACACCGAGCACCTGCTGCGCGCCGCCCTCGCCGTCGAGCCGACCCGCAACCTGGTAGCCCAGGCCGGCGCCGACCCCGACGCGCTGGCCGCCCAGATCGACCAGCAGGCGGGCGACACCCTGCCGCAGTCCACCGAGCGCCCCCAGCTCAACTCGCTGGCCGTCACCCCGGCAGTCAAACGCGCCCTGCTGGACGCCCATGACCTGGCCCGCTCCACCGGCGCCTCCTACATCGGCCCCGAGCACGTCCTGGCCGCGCTGGCCTCCAACAGCGACTCCGCCGCCGGCCACATCCTCAGCGCCGCCCACTTCGACCCCAACGCCGTACCCCCGGCCCAGCCGCGCCCGGCGGCGCCCGGGGCCGAGCACCGCCCTCCGCCCCAGCACGGCACCCCCAACCTGGACAAGTTCGGCCGCGACCTCACCGACCTGGCCCGGGAGGACCGGATAGACCCGGTGATCGGCCGCGACGAGGAGATCGAGCAGACCGTGGAGGTGCTCTCCCGGCGCGGCAAGAACAACCCCGTGCTGATCGGCGACGCCGGTGTCGGCAAGACCGCCATCGTGGAGGGCCTTGCCCAGCGGATCGCCGACGGCGAGGTCCCCGCCACCCTGCTGGGGCGGCGCGTCGTCCAGCTGGACATCCCCGCCGTGGTCGCCGGCACCCGCTTCCGGGGTGACTTCGAGGAGCGCCTGACCGGCATCATCGACGAGATCCGCAGCCACTCCGAGGAGCTGGTGGTCTTCATCGACGAGCTGCACACCGTGGTCGGCGCTGGCAGCGGCGCCGAGGGCGGCGGCATGGACGCCGGCAATATGCTCAAGCCCGCCCTTGCCCGCGGCGAACTCCATGTCATCGGCGCCACCACGCTGGAGGAGTACCGCCGCTACATCGAGAAGGACGCGGCCCTCGCCCGCCGCTTCCAACCGGTTCTGGTCCCCGAGCCGACCCCCGAGGACGCCCTCCAGATCCTGCGCGGCCTGCGCGACCGCTACGAGGCCCACCACCAGGTCCGGTACACCGACGAAGCGCTGCTGGCCGCAGTCGAACTCTCCGACCGCTACCTCACCGAGCGCTTCCTCCCCGACAAGGCCATCGACCTGATGGACCAGGCGGGCGCCCGGGTGCGGCTGCGCTCCTGCACCAAGGCCACCGACGTACGGGCCCTGGAGCGGGAGGCCGAGCAGCTCACCCGGGACAAGGACCAGGCCGTCGCCGCCGAGCAGTACGAGCGCGCCACCCAGCTGCGCGACCGCATCACCGAACTCTCCCGCCGCATCGAGGACGTACGGAACCGGCCCAGCGAGAGCCAGGCCCACGACCGGGTCTCCAAGGTCACCTCCGAGGACATCGCCGACCTGGTCTCCCGGCAGACCGGAATCCCCGTCAGCACCCTCACCCAGGAGGAGAAGGACCGGCTGCTCAACCTGGAGGCGCACCTGCACGAGCGGGTCATCGGCCAGGACGAGGCGGTCACCGCCGTCTCCGAGGCGGTGCTGCGCTCCCGGGCCGGGCTGGCCGACCCGGACCGGCCCATCGGCAGCTTCCTCTTCCTCGGCCCGACCGGTGTCGGCAAGACGGAGCTGGCCCGCGCCCTGGCCGAGGTGCTCTTCGGCAGCGAGGAGCGGATGGTCCGGCTGGACATGAGCGAGTTCCAGGAGAAGCACACCGTCAGTCGGCTGGTCGGGGCGCCGCCCGGCTATGTCGGCCACGAGGAGGCCGGGCAGCTCACCGAGGCGGTCCGCCGCCACCCGTACGCGCTGCTGCTGCTGGACGAGGTGGAGAAGGCCCACCCCGACGTCTTCCATGTGCTGCTCCAGGTCCTCGACGACGGGCGGCTCACCGACGCCCAGGGCCGCACGGTGGACTTCAAGAACACGGTCATCGTGATGACCAGCAACCTCGGCTCCGAGGCGGTCGGCGGCCGGGGTTCGGTGCTCGGCTTCGGCAGCACCGAGGCCGAGGCGGACGAGGAGGCCCGGCGCGAACGCATCCTGCGCCCGCTGCGTGACCACTTCCGGCCGGAGTTCCTCAACCGCATCGACGAGATCGTCATCTTCCGGCGGCTCGCCGACGAGCAACTGCGGCAGATCACCGACCTGCTGCTGGAGGAGACCCGGCGCCGGCTGCGGGCCCAGGACGTCACCATCGACTTCACCCCGGCGGCCGTCGACTGGCTGGCCCGCCGGGGCCACCAGCCGGAGTACGGCGCCCGGCCGCTACGCCGCACCATCCAGCGCGAGGTCGACAACCGGCTCTCCCGGCTGCTGCTGGACGGCAAACTCTCGGCCGGCGACCACGTCCGGGCGGACGTGGAGGGTGACAGCCTCACCTTCACCACCGGCCGCTAG
- a CDS encoding MarR family winged helix-turn-helix transcriptional regulator: MEDAVAVVLRQWESLFPGLDLAPVAVIGRLNRCAALLQQVADAPLGRAGLSRAEYEILIALRRVGGELTPGRLARETFASGAAVTKRVKQLEELGLVARRTDARDRRVAHLSLTRRGLELVDRLLPAQIGYENALLEGLPEERRQELAELLGEFLVLLEGRLGGLPC; this comes from the coding sequence GTGGAGGACGCCGTCGCGGTGGTGCTGCGCCAGTGGGAGTCCCTCTTCCCCGGCCTCGATCTGGCACCCGTCGCGGTGATCGGACGGCTCAACCGCTGTGCGGCGCTGCTCCAGCAGGTCGCCGACGCCCCGCTGGGCCGCGCCGGTCTCAGCCGCGCCGAGTACGAGATCCTGATCGCGCTGCGGCGCGTGGGCGGCGAGCTGACGCCGGGTCGGCTGGCCCGCGAGACCTTCGCCTCGGGTGCCGCCGTCACCAAGCGGGTCAAGCAGTTGGAGGAACTCGGCCTGGTGGCGCGGCGCACCGACGCCCGCGACCGCCGGGTCGCCCATCTCTCGCTGACCCGCCGGGGGCTGGAGCTGGTGGACCGTCTGCTGCCTGCCCAGATCGGCTATGAGAACGCGCTGCTTGAGGGCCTGCCGGAGGAGCGTCGGCAGGAACTCGCCGAGCTGCTGGGCGAGTTCCTGGTACTGCTGGAAGGGCGTCTGGGCGGCCTTCCCTGCTGA
- the ribD gene encoding bifunctional diaminohydroxyphosphoribosylaminopyrimidine deaminase/5-amino-6-(5-phosphoribosylamino)uracil reductase RibD, translating to MRRAVALAALGLGRTSPNPVVGCVVLGADGEVAGEGYHQQAGGPHAEVHALRAAGDRARGGTAVVTLEPCNHTGRTGPCAQALIDAGVARVVYAVADPTDQAGGGGAALRAAGIDVRGGLLAEEAARGNEVWLTATRLGRPFVLWKYAATLDGRTAAADGTSRWITGPEARAEVHRLRAEADAVLVGSGTLRADDPHLAVRHGAGGTVRQPLRVVADSTAATPAAARVLDGAAPTLIAVAPGADTAHLTAAVRAGRAAIAVVPRASGGGRGLDPHALLAELHARGVRSVLLEGGPTLAGAFWAAGLVDKVIGYLAPALLGAGPTALRDAGIGTIGEAFRLDVHDIARIGPDVRLTAYPQPEPHPLNGSATATPPVPAQPTQPAQPEPRPLTAPVTEES from the coding sequence ATGCGTCGCGCCGTCGCGCTTGCCGCGCTCGGCCTCGGCCGTACCAGCCCCAACCCCGTCGTCGGCTGTGTCGTCCTCGGGGCGGATGGCGAGGTCGCGGGGGAGGGGTACCACCAGCAGGCCGGTGGGCCGCATGCCGAGGTGCATGCCCTGCGTGCGGCCGGCGACCGGGCCCGTGGCGGCACCGCCGTCGTCACCCTGGAACCCTGCAACCACACCGGCCGCACCGGCCCCTGCGCCCAGGCGCTGATCGACGCCGGTGTCGCCAGGGTGGTCTACGCCGTGGCCGACCCCACCGACCAGGCCGGTGGCGGCGGTGCCGCGCTCCGCGCGGCCGGAATCGACGTCCGGGGCGGACTGCTGGCCGAGGAGGCCGCACGCGGCAATGAGGTCTGGCTCACCGCCACCCGGCTGGGCCGCCCCTTTGTGCTCTGGAAGTACGCCGCCACGCTCGACGGCCGCACCGCCGCCGCCGATGGCACCAGCCGCTGGATCACCGGCCCCGAGGCCCGCGCCGAGGTCCACCGGCTGCGGGCCGAGGCCGACGCCGTGCTGGTCGGTTCCGGCACCCTGCGCGCCGACGACCCGCACCTCGCCGTACGCCACGGCGCGGGCGGCACCGTACGGCAGCCGCTGCGGGTGGTCGCCGACAGCACCGCCGCCACCCCCGCTGCCGCCCGGGTACTGGACGGCGCCGCGCCGACGCTGATCGCGGTGGCGCCCGGTGCGGACACCGCCCACCTGACCGCCGCCGTCCGGGCCGGACGCGCGGCGATAGCCGTGGTGCCGCGCGCCTCCGGCGGGGGGCGCGGCCTGGACCCGCATGCGCTGCTCGCGGAACTGCACGCCCGGGGTGTGCGCTCGGTGCTGCTGGAGGGCGGGCCCACCCTGGCCGGGGCCTTCTGGGCCGCCGGACTGGTCGACAAGGTCATCGGCTACCTGGCGCCGGCGCTGCTGGGTGCGGGCCCAACCGCTCTGCGGGATGCGGGAATCGGCACGATCGGCGAGGCGTTCCGACTCGACGTCCACGACATCGCCCGCATCGGACCCGACGTGCGCCTCACCGCCTACCCCCAGCCCGAGCCGCACCCACTCAACGGGTCTGCCACGGCCACGCCCCCCGTGCCCGCCCAGCCCACTCAGCCCGCCCAGCCCGAGCCCCGCCCACTCACCGCGCCTGTCACCGAGGAGAGCTGA
- a CDS encoding riboflavin synthase, with product MFTGIVEELGEVVSVEDLGDSSRLRLRGPLVTEGVRHGDSIAVNGVCLTVVDTADQLAAGSGEFSADVMAETLNRSSLGALVPGSRVNLERAMALGDRLGGHLVQGHVDATATLLSRSPGEPGADGRPQWDVLRFSLPADIARYLVDKGSITVDGVSLTVVEAGPDFFTVSLIPATLALTTLGRKQPGEPVNLEVDVLAKYVERLLGARPGAATVPGEPR from the coding sequence GTGTTCACCGGAATCGTCGAAGAGCTTGGCGAGGTCGTCTCCGTCGAGGACCTCGGGGACTCGTCCCGCCTGCGCCTGCGCGGCCCCCTCGTCACCGAGGGCGTACGCCACGGCGACTCGATCGCCGTCAACGGCGTCTGCCTCACCGTCGTGGACACCGCCGACCAACTGGCCGCCGGCAGCGGCGAGTTCTCCGCCGATGTGATGGCCGAGACGCTGAACCGGTCCAGTCTGGGCGCGCTGGTCCCCGGCTCGCGGGTCAACCTGGAGCGGGCCATGGCGCTCGGCGACCGCCTCGGCGGCCATCTGGTGCAGGGCCATGTCGACGCCACCGCGACGCTGCTCTCCCGGAGTCCGGGTGAGCCCGGCGCCGACGGGCGGCCGCAGTGGGACGTGCTGCGCTTCTCGCTCCCCGCCGACATCGCCCGCTACCTGGTCGACAAGGGCTCCATCACCGTCGACGGCGTGAGCCTCACCGTGGTCGAGGCGGGCCCGGACTTCTTCACGGTCAGCCTCATCCCGGCCACCCTCGCCCTCACCACGCTCGGCCGCAAGCAGCCCGGCGAGCCGGTGAACCTGGAGGTGGATGTGCTCGCCAAGTACGTCGAGCGGCTGCTCGGGGCCCGCCCCGGTGCCGCCACCGTCCCCGGGGAACCGCGATGA
- a CDS encoding nicotinamide mononucleotide transporter family protein, which yields MTWLNGAAFTAFGQTVIWSDMIGNLLGLAALALGWRRAMAVWPVQLLSGVVLVSAYWSAQLSGGVGKQLLVVAVAVWGWTQWQRGRRDTGELQVRFATWRERGLLVAGTALGTLAVGGLFTAVPSLSWNPWPDAYIFVGTLTAMVAQARGWVEFWFAWLAVDLVGVPLAFSSGLAFSGLVYGIYFVLVILGLRAWWLRTRIPRPLPQTALEGAAA from the coding sequence ATGACCTGGCTGAACGGCGCCGCCTTCACCGCCTTCGGGCAGACCGTCATCTGGTCCGACATGATCGGCAACCTGCTGGGCCTGGCCGCCCTCGCCCTGGGCTGGCGGCGGGCCATGGCCGTCTGGCCGGTGCAGCTGCTCTCCGGCGTGGTGCTGGTCTCCGCCTACTGGTCGGCCCAGCTGAGCGGCGGCGTCGGCAAGCAACTGCTGGTGGTCGCCGTCGCCGTCTGGGGCTGGACCCAGTGGCAGCGCGGCCGCCGCGACACCGGCGAACTCCAGGTCCGCTTCGCCACCTGGCGCGAGCGCGGCCTGCTGGTGGCGGGCACCGCGCTGGGGACGCTGGCGGTCGGTGGGCTCTTCACCGCCGTGCCGTCGCTCTCCTGGAACCCCTGGCCGGACGCCTACATCTTCGTCGGCACGCTCACCGCCATGGTCGCCCAGGCGCGTGGCTGGGTGGAGTTCTGGTTCGCCTGGCTCGCCGTCGACCTGGTGGGTGTGCCGCTCGCCTTCAGCAGTGGACTGGCCTTCTCCGGGCTGGTCTACGGCATCTACTTCGTCCTCGTCATCCTCGGCCTGCGCGCCTGGTGGCTGCGCACCCGCATCCCTCGGCCGCTGCCGCAGACCGCACTGGAAGGAGCGGCCGCATGA